One window of the Triticum dicoccoides isolate Atlit2015 ecotype Zavitan chromosome 3B, WEW_v2.0, whole genome shotgun sequence genome contains the following:
- the LOC119281405 gene encoding uncharacterized protein LOC119281405 → MASKDHGGGAPRKDGSDDDCGCGSWTMALLLYTSFWLVMMYLPPMDSLPGIRELDGSPPCNDDKSTTCSVELAGARGLAPGATSPAFDLVVHVDNGHIYELCHGGGDVVVSYAGVPLARGRTPGFRLAAKSTGRWAVNVTGAGLGIPADLSRLVTAERRWGVAQLEIDMALAWQSFTCDVFVDRLPGASACRLV, encoded by the coding sequence ATGGCATCCAAGGACCATGGAGGCGGCGCTCCTCGGAAAGACGGATCTGACGACGACTGCGGCTGCGGGTCCTGGACGATGGCACTGCTCCTGTACACATCCTTCTGGCTGGTCATGATGTACCTGCCGCCGATGGATTCCTTGCCCGGGATTCGGGAGCTCGACGGCTCGCCGCCATGCAACGACGACAAGTCGACCACGTGCTCCGTGGAGCTAGCCGGCGCCAGGGGGCTGGCTCCGGGCGCGACCTCGCCGGCCTTCGACCTCGTCGTGCACGTGGACAACGGCCACATCTACGAGCTGTGCCATGGCGGCGGCGACGTCGTCGTGTCCTACGCGGGCGTGCCCCTCGCGCGCGGGCGCACGCCCGGCTTCCGGCTGGCGGCCAAGAGCACGGGGCGGTGGGCGGTGAACGTGACGGGCGCGGGGCTAGGGATCCCAGCGGATTTATCTCGTCTCGTGACGGCGGAACGGAGATGGGGGGTGGCCCAGCTGGAGATCGACATGGCCCTGGCCTGGCAGTCCTTCACGTGCGACGTTTTCGTCGACAGACTACCCGGCGCATCAGCGTGCAGGCTAGTTTAA